A portion of the Oncorhynchus gorbuscha isolate QuinsamMale2020 ecotype Even-year linkage group LG19, OgorEven_v1.0, whole genome shotgun sequence genome contains these proteins:
- the LOC124004925 gene encoding carbonic anhydrase 4-like, translating into FDISKHKSQCIYLFFFFTIIVKIQGAAAYLIDKDWCYQSQVTCGGNCTGPDGWTTVAGACGGKAQSPINIVTRRTLPDGRLTPFTFAGYQEAFHSLITNNGHTVQVDLPATAKVQGGDLAVPYKAIQLHLHLGKDGGPGSEHTIDGERYPMELHIVSIKEEYNSLDEALKDLAGVGVLGFFYEQSGSSNKKYESIINALNSINMPSSNTTLSDVSLDMFIPSQSNMTSYFRYQGSLTTPPCEEAVVWTVFKNSIPLSRQQLDAFSRLQFADGKPMVGTYRPVQPLNGRPVYRSGSQVILVSTLLLITSVISAIGLPLPK; encoded by the exons TTTGACATAAGCAAACATAAATCACAATGCATTtacttattttttttcttcaccATCATTGTGAAGATTCAAGGGGCAG CTGCCTATCTGATTGACAAAG ATTGGTGCTACCAGTCCCAGGTTACATGTGGTGGCAACTGCACAG GACCTGATGGTTGGACTACGGTTGCTGGGGCTTGTGGCGGAAAAGCCCAGTCCCCCATTAACATTGTGACAAGAAGAACTCTACCAGATGGACGCCTTACACCATTCACATTCGCTGGGTACCAAGAGGCCTTCCACAGTCTCATCACAAACAATGGTCACACTG TTCAAGTGGACCTGCCTGCCACAGCAAAAGTACAGGGTGgagatctggctgtgccatacaAGGCAATACAGCTCCACCTGCACTTGGGCAAGGATGGAGGCCCTGGATCCGAACACACCATCGATGGAGAACGATATCCCATGGAG CTGCATATAGTAAGTATAAAAGAGGAGTACAACTCTTTGGATGAAGCTCTGAAAGACCTTGCAGGGGTTGGAGTTCTAGGATTCTTTTACGAG CAATCGGGAAGCTCCAACAAAAAATATGAATCCATCATAAATGCTCTGAACTCAATCAATATGCCCA GCTCCAACACTACCCTGAGTGATGTGTCCCTGGACATGTTCATCCCCTCTCAGAGTAATATGACCAGCTACTTCCGCTACCAGGGCTCTCTCACCACACCTCCCTGTGAAGAAGCTGTAGTTTGGACCGTGTTCAAAAATAGCATTCCTCTCAGCAGGCAACAG CTTGATGCATTTTCTCGGCTTCAGTTTGCTGATGGAAAGCCTATGGTGGGAACCTATCGCCCAGTCCAGCCGTTGAATGGTCGCCCGGTGTATCGCTCTGGAAGTCAAGTTATCTTAGTCAGCACTTTGCTACTCATCACCTCTGTGATATCAGCCATTGGACTCCCACTGCCCAAATAA